GGAGGCTGAAGCCTGTGTGATGGGCCGTGAATTTCAAGGCCATGCATGGCAACTCCGGGTTCAAGCGGCTGAACAACAGCTGCGTGTCACCCAGCCCCTTGAGCACGACTACAACCGCGGTACACGCTGTCGTCTTGGTTTTCGAAAGGGCGCCAAGGCCATGCTGTTCCCCCAGCGCATCAGCTTGAACGCCAATGATCCTTATGACTCCTGAGCTCGGCGAGTTGTTCGGCCGTTTCAGCCTGCATAAATAAGTTGGTGCGTTTTTCAGCACCAATGCTTGAGGGAAGACTGAGATCTCCGCGAGAACGCAGTGCCTTCACTGTCTGGTGGCGTGTTGTGATTTGAACGTCGTTAGGACGTTGCTCCGTAGCCCAGCGCAAATTGGCTTCGGTGTACTCATGGGCGCAGCACACAAGGGTTTCATCCGGCAATGCCGCGAAGCGTTGGAGTGCTCGATACATGTCCTGAGCGGAGCCTTCAAACAACCGCCCGCAGCCGCCTGCAAAAAGAGTGTCACCACAAAACGCCAGCGGTCCAAAGCTGGGGTCTTGGTCGTCGTCGTTCCGAATGATGAACGCGATATGGGCGGAGGTGTGGGCCGCCACATCGATCACCTCAAGGCGCCGTCCCAGAAGGTTGATCACATCGCCATCGGCAACGCCCCTGGTTTGCAACGGAATTCTGAGCCGATCGGCAGTGGCTGCGACGACCTCCGCCTGCGGCCATTCGCGCAACAGGTCTGGGGTCCCGCCGATGTGATCAGCGTGATGGTGGGTTTGCAGGATCGCCCTCAAGCACATCCCGTGAGCGTTCAACCACTGATTCACTGGCTCCGCTACTGCTGGATCCACGACGACGGCGTTCTTGCCTCTGGCCCAGATCCAAATCACGTTGTCTTGTAGGACTGGCAAGGCATGAAGTGTGGAGTGCATCGTTAAAGTCCTGCCTGGTTTCCTGGTCAACGCTGGACCCATGATTACTGTCGCGTTGGCTAAGGGTGCGCTTCTCAAGGACTCCGTGGCGCGTTTCGCTGCAGCGGGTCTCGACTTCTCAGCCGTGCTGGACAAAGACAACCGGCAGTTAATGGTTCCGACCCCGTGTGGTCGCGCGCGAGCACTGTTGGTTCGAAATGGAGATGTGCCCACCTATGTGTCTTATGGACAGGCTCAGCTCGGGGTTGTCGGATACGACGTCTTGAAGGAGCACCAGTTGCCAGTGGCACAGTTGGTGGACCTTGGTTTTGGCGGATGTCGGATGTCCGTTGCCGTGAAAGCCAGTAGCGGATATCAACGAGCCTTGGATTTGCCAGCCCACTGCCGCGTTGCCAGCAAATTCACGCACTGCGCCAGGGAATACTTCGATTCACTCGACCTTCCGGTCGAATTGGTTCATTTGAACGGCTCCGTTGAACTCGGTCCGATTACAGGAATGTCTGAAGCGATTGTTGATCTCGTTGCAACGGGCCGCACCTTGCGGGATAACGGCCTGGTTGAAATTGAGGAGTTGTTTCGCTCGTCGGCTCGATTGGTGGGACACCCCCTGTCCATGCGCCTCGATGACGGTGCGTTGACCGAAATCGTGACGGCGATTCGCGCCGTTGAACCATCGAAGGGAGAGGCTTGATGGGAGCCGGAGCTGATTGGAAACGGGTTCGGCGTCTTGGTCGCTATTTGGCTCGAGATCGCCGTCGTCTCTTCGTCACCCTTGCCTTGCTCGTGCCCGTTGCACTGGCTGGGTCGATCCAGCCATTGCTGGTTGGTCAGGCGATCAGCGTTCTGCGCCGCGAACCAAGCCTTCCATGGCTTTCGGGATTGTCGGTTCCTCAGGCGATTCAAACGATCGTGGGTCTCCTGTTGATCTCCGTGTTGTTGCGCCTAGCCCTTCAGGGAATTCAGTCGTTCAACATTCAGGCCGTTGGTCAACGGCTTACGGCTCGGATTCGAGACGATCTATTTCGCCACGCCCTTTCGCTGTCCCTTCGTTTTCACGACAGCATGCCGGTGGGCAAGTTGCTCACCAGGTTGACCAACGATGTTGATGCCTTAGCTGAGGTTTTTGGGAGCGGGGCTGTTGGGGTCCTCGGCGATTTGGTGAGCCTGACCGTGATTGCCACCACCATGCTGCTGATTGAGTGGCGCCTTGGTTTGTTGCTCCTTGTCACCCAAGTCCCTGTCACTTTGTTTGTTCTGTGGCTGCAGGGGCGTTACCGGAAAGCGAATTACATGGTGCGCGAAGAGCTGTCCCAGCTCAATGCTGATTTCCAGGAGAATCTTCAGGGGCTTGAGGTGGTTCAGATGTATCGCCGGGAGCAGGTCAATAGCCGCCGTTTCTCCCGCACCGGAGCCGCCTATCGCAGTGCGGTGAATGGAACGATTTTCTTTGACAGCAGCATCTCTGCGTTTCTCGAATGGGTGGGCCTCGGAGCCGTTGCTTTGGTGCTGGCCCTGGGCGGCTGGATGGTGACCAACGGGTCGATGGGGTTAGGCACACTCACCACATTCATTATTTATGCCCAGCGGTTGTTTGATCCCTTGCGACAGTTGGCGGAACGATTCACCCAGATTCAGGGGGGATTGACCGCGGTGGAACGGATTGGGGAGTTGATGGAAAAGCCCCTCGAGATTGTTGAAGCCCGTGACCCTCAGCCCTTAAACACCCTGGGTGCTGGTGAATTGATTTTTGAAAATGTCAGTTTTTCGTATCGCCCCGACGATCCGATTCTGCGGAACTTGTCCTTTCGGATTGCTCCTGGGGAGCACGTAGCCCTCGTGGGCCCCACAGGATCGGGAAAATCCACCGTGATTCGATTGCTGTGTCGCTTGTACGAACCCCAGGAGGGGCGAATCCTGCTCGATGGTCGCGATATCCGTTCGATTTCAACGGCGGATCTCCGTCGCCAGTTGGGAGTCGTGCTTCAGGACACCTTTTTGTTCAGTGGCAATGTTGCTGACAATCTGCGTCTTGATGCTGAGGTGAGTGATGAACAGCTTCAAAGAATCTGTTCAGACTTGGGACTGGATGAGCTGCTTCGACGGCTTCCTCAGGGGCTTGCAACAGAGCTGCGTGAACGGGGAGGCAACCT
The DNA window shown above is from Synechococcus sp. CC9902 and carries:
- a CDS encoding ABC transporter ATP-binding protein yields the protein MGAGADWKRVRRLGRYLARDRRRLFVTLALLVPVALAGSIQPLLVGQAISVLRREPSLPWLSGLSVPQAIQTIVGLLLISVLLRLALQGIQSFNIQAVGQRLTARIRDDLFRHALSLSLRFHDSMPVGKLLTRLTNDVDALAEVFGSGAVGVLGDLVSLTVIATTMLLIEWRLGLLLLVTQVPVTLFVLWLQGRYRKANYMVREELSQLNADFQENLQGLEVVQMYRREQVNSRRFSRTGAAYRSAVNGTIFFDSSISAFLEWVGLGAVALVLALGGWMVTNGSMGLGTLTTFIIYAQRLFDPLRQLAERFTQIQGGLTAVERIGELMEKPLEIVEARDPQPLNTLGAGELIFENVSFSYRPDDPILRNLSFRIAPGEHVALVGPTGSGKSTVIRLLCRLYEPQEGRILLDGRDIRSISTADLRRQLGVVLQDTFLFSGNVADNLRLDAEVSDEQLQRICSDLGLDELLRRLPQGLATELRERGGNLSSGERQLLAVARVAIRNPTVLVMDEATAFMDPSTEATLQRDLDRLLQKRTAVVIAHRLATVEASDRILVLKAGELIEQGTHVELRANGGLYAQLADLQERGLAKL
- the gloB gene encoding hydroxyacylglutathione hydrolase, whose translation is MHSTLHALPVLQDNVIWIWARGKNAVVVDPAVAEPVNQWLNAHGMCLRAILQTHHHADHIGGTPDLLREWPQAEVVAATADRLRIPLQTRGVADGDVINLLGRRLEVIDVAAHTSAHIAFIIRNDDDQDPSFGPLAFCGDTLFAGGCGRLFEGSAQDMYRALQRFAALPDETLVCCAHEYTEANLRWATEQRPNDVQITTRHQTVKALRSRGDLSLPSSIGAEKRTNLFMQAETAEQLAELRSHKDHWRSS
- the hisG gene encoding ATP phosphoribosyltransferase, coding for MITVALAKGALLKDSVARFAAAGLDFSAVLDKDNRQLMVPTPCGRARALLVRNGDVPTYVSYGQAQLGVVGYDVLKEHQLPVAQLVDLGFGGCRMSVAVKASSGYQRALDLPAHCRVASKFTHCAREYFDSLDLPVELVHLNGSVELGPITGMSEAIVDLVATGRTLRDNGLVEIEELFRSSARLVGHPLSMRLDDGALTEIVTAIRAVEPSKGEA